In Vicugna pacos chromosome 6, VicPac4, whole genome shotgun sequence, the DNA window TGATAATAGATCAAAGAACGTCGTCATTTCTGTAGTTTACTATAGATCACCAGGGTGATTCTTTATTGAGGCCCCTTTTGTGGGAGACTGTGGGGGACATTGGAGATGAGAATCCTCGCTTCTAGGGGAGGAGACAAAACCACCAGTGATCAGACGAGGGTGGTGAAGGCCATGGTTAGAGGGATGGACAGAATGGTGTGGAGTAATGTTTTAATTACTGAAGAACTGAGTGGGTTAACAGAACGACATTGCTTTTACCCAGGAGTCTGCATTTTGGTCAGGGTGCAGTGTGGATGTCTCCCCTGTGCTACCCTTGCTGTCACGGTGGCTTGAAGCCCGGAAGCTGGAACCACCTGAGGGCTCGCTCTCACACACCCAGTGCTTGGTGCTGGCTGCTCACTGAGCACGTTGGTTTCTCTCCATGAGGGCCTCTCAAGTAGTCTCAGTTGTTTGGTTCTCTGCCAGCATGGTGGTTGGCTTCCTCAGAGTGAGTATCTTCTACAGAGCAAGCCGGGCAGAAGCTGTGTTGTTTTTATTACCTAGATTTTTAAGTCATATGGCCTCTATTCTACCATATTCCATCTTGGACAATCAAGTGCTCCCACCAGATTAAAAAAGAAGGGCTACAGACCCCACCTCCCAGCGGGAGGAGTGATGTAGTCATGTAAGAGGAACCTGCAGGGTGGAGACAGACAGTGGCAGTCCCAGCGGAGCACAGCCTACCTCGGTGCTACAGGTGCCTGTGGTCAGGGCGCTTGAAACCACTGACCTACCACAGCCTAGTCAGAGCCTTTGACTAGGCTGGGGTCTGCTCTGTCCAATCCACATATACTGAGAATGGAAGAAGAATGGCTCTCCCGAAAGTTATTCTCTTTGATGAATTACTGATACCACGTGAAGTGGGAAAGGATGCCAGGGAGCCAAAGTAGAATTCCCACACCACTGTCCAGAGAATTGCACTTCTAATATCCCTGTACCATTTGCTAAACAAGTTATCCTGATCATGTCCCCGTAATGGAAAAGGAGAGAGCCACGGAGGTGAAATTATTGTTAGTTCTAAACATCTTGAGTCCAAGTCTCTTAAAAAGCAACAAAACTATAGCTAAAGATAAAGCACATTGTCAGTAGTGATTCTGGCTGGAGAGCCACAGCAAACAAGAGCTCGGATGAGGACCGGAAGGACACTCTGCCCAGCTGAGAAGGAGGAACTTCTCAGGAGAtccacccctgccctgggcctgcttCCCGGGCTGTGGGAGAGAAATGTCTGCTCAGGAAGGCCCCTCCCTCCCCGGTGGGGGCTCTGTCCTTGAGTGGCAGCCCCAGCCTGTGCCTGCCTGGTGCCCGGGACCCGTGGTGTCATCCCCTCCTCTCTGTCATAGGACACAGGGCAAGGAGGTAAGGCACTCTGGCCCCGGACCAGAGAGGTTCCTGTCTTCTCCTGATGGTGCTCAGCTtcagccctggcaggagggcaggccctggaaAGCCAGGTGTGCGGGACCTGGGTATAGCTTTGCACGGGGTTTAGGGGAAGTGAtggtgggagggggaagaggaggaagcagaaaccAGCAGAACAGTGTCCTTGGCTTTCGAAGCACAGAGCTGGTGCCTGTGAATGGGGGTCAACAAATAAACAAGGAACCAACTCTTCCTGCTCAGCTAAGAGGCTTTATTCCGTTGCTGGCCCCCCAACCCAGTGTGATTCTAGATCAGCTCCAGGGAAGACGGTCCGGTTCTTGCAGGTGGAGACTTTTCATGGTTTTCTTTATCCAGGGCAGGAAACTTGAGACTTTGGTGCAGGCCCGTGGAGTGGACCCATCTTTTTGTCCATAGGAGACAATGCCCTGGGCCACATTGTCACACACGAGAGGGCCCCCGGAGTCCccctgagggcagagggagggaaaggactGAGCCCGCTCTCCTCCTGGTCccgcctcccctgccctcccaggccCCCTCTCGGAGGAGGCCCCGCCTTGCATGGCCTCTACGTAGGAggtcagagggcagggctggctccCATGGACCCCTCGGCTGCCAAGCCCTGACCCTGGACATTGTCACTGCTTCACTTCACCCCGGGTGGcagctccttctcctcccccaggTCCCTGATCCTCTCCCTATGAAGGTGCTGTGGGATGGTGGCTCCAGGCTGCTGTTTAAGGACAGGGAAGCAGGTGGGTGGGGCTGACACTCAACACGGAGGACGAGCCCTTAATCAAGGTGTGTTCCAGCTCTAAGAGACACCTGGTTTTAACTACCGCACACTCAGGTAGCACAGTTTTCTAACACCTATGCCTCACTGTATTGCAAATTCCTCCTTCTGGAGGGGAACCTGTTTGGATTCGCTCTAGGTCCTTTGTAGCCTTGCAGAGGCCCTAGACACTCCCAGCTCTGGCTGTTCCCCTCTTGTCTTCCTGGACAGAAAGATCCCAGCCTAGAGGGTGAGGCAGTCCCCACGACTTGGGTCCTCAGGTCCCAGATCTCCCAGAGCCAAGCAAGGCGTTCTGTCATTCTCACCTTAAAggaagctttctttttctttgggtcCCCCACACACAGCTGGATGATCTTGTTGTAATAATTGCGTAGGTGGGATTCACACTTTTGATCCTCTTGCACAATCAGCTTTACCTCCTGCAGTGTGTCTGGGTAATTCTCCATCGCCACCGCCACCCGCCCCCAGCCGGCCACATCGCATGCCTGTCCTGGCTTCACCCGGTCCCGGCCCCCGGGCAGCCTGAGGGGCCTCACAGCTGCCGTCCGCTTGGCCTTTCTCTGCAGCTGATGGGGAGAGACAGGGTCCAGCTCAGCCAGCGGCCTCCGGGCCGGGACACTGCAGTGAGACCGCAGAGCCCTCGCTCCCACCTGAGCCCCGGGGACAGGTCGGGTGGCCAGGacgggagggaggaaagggactgGTTGCAGTGGGAGGGAAGACAGTGTTTCCAGGAGGGCAGAGAAGCAGGGAGGTTTCCTTACCTGCAGTAACATGATGTCATTGGCGTAGTTCCTCTTATTATAGTCTGGGTGGCGGATGGCTTTTCTCACTGGAATCACCTGCTGGGTCCTCTCCTGCTTCTTGATGTTGTGGGCCCCCAGGGTGACGTTGATTGAGCTGCACAGAGAGCAGAGAGGGTGTGGGGAGTGTGGTGTCACAGGAGGGCCAGCCCCTGTGCGGAGCCATGTGGGGTTGGTGACATAGGggcagagcagggctgcagctgagGGGAAATCAAGGTGACAAAATGGCCTGGAGGCCGAGCTCTCCATACCCTGTTTCTTGGCAGCCGAGGTGTGATTCTGGAGCCATTGTTAAAGGCACGGCAGTTCTTGAGGGTCAGTACCCCCCGCAGGAAAAGAGCTGAAATTGCACTAGTGTGCATTCTGATACCCAGGCATGCCCTACCTTCAGTCTTTTTTGCCTCAGCAATGCCGCTGGCACTgacctgcccctctccccactgcccgCCTTCTCACCCTCTCAGGAGCCCTCCCAGCTCATGTGTTCCTAGGAGCCTGGTTGTTCCTGGAGAAAAAGGTAGAACTCCCTGCCAGGGGCTTtcaggagggtgggggctgctggCTGCTTCTCACCTTCCCCAACAGTGAGCGGCGGTCAGCACGAAGTCCTCTCGTATCAGGAACCCGCCACACCTGCTCCGGTCATCCTGATTCCAGATCTGAAGGTACGCCATGTAGGGGCGGGAGTGGGGCTTGGCCTCATGGCCCCCGATGATCTCCCCTGAAGGAAAAGTTTGTCTTGCTTGTTTGCACCCACTAAGTACACCCGGCAGGCTTCTGCCCCATGCTCAGAACCGCTGGGCATGGTGggggcccagcctggcctggaTTTCAGAGGACTGGGGAGGGTCTTCAACTTCCTCCTCTTGGTCTGCGTATCTGTTTTCCACACACAACTGAAAGTGAGCATCTTAGGGACAGCAAAGTCCTAGAGGCTTCCAGAAACTCCAATCCTGACTGTGCTTTGTGTCAGGTGAGTTTCTGGGGGCACTGTTACCCTGTGATGTGTAGGACAGCCCTGCTTTCCAGTGCTGGGGATGTTAGTGTAGGGATCTAGAAGCTGTCATAGCCTATTTCCCAGGGCCTGACATGTAGTCAGTGGCCAGTAGGTGCTGGCTGCGTGAAGGAAGGACCCAGTGGGCCTCAGGATGAGGGTGGTTGGTAGGGCCGGTGCTGGTGGGAGTCTGGAAAGCAGAAGTCAGGTCTGCCAAACAGTGGCTTCATCCTTGAAAGAGAGGAGCCTCTAATGGCCTCGGGAGGAAAACTGAGCTGGAGACAGGGACTGAGGGGCCTTGGGTCTGAGCAAAGGCAACAGCACCAGCTCCGGGGTCTGCTGAGTTCTGGGCCTCTCTCCTAAGCAGGTGCTGAGGGGAGCACCTGTTTCATCCTCGTGGCAGAAGTCAGGCCCGCTCTGCCCTCTGCAGGGGGAatttagtattttctcttttccagtttCCAACCCTCTGCCATCATCTAGAAAAGTTCTGCTTTCCAGACGGCAGAAGTAGGGCCTGAAGAGGGGATAGTACCCACTGGCTCCTCTTGAGAACAGCATTCTGCTCTGCCATTCCTGCCAGTGGCGTCTCCAGCATCATACTTGGGGGTATGAGATGGGACAGGAGCCGGTGTTCAAAACGTTCCTGGTGGATAGATAGGCCAGGGCTatgcagagagggaaggagatcTGTGCCAAATGGAGGATGTAGTTGGGCCTCTGAGAGTGGGGATGGTCACTCACCTGCATTTGTCCCGGGGGGCAGTAAAAAGGCCAgtgggagcaggagcaggagtggCTGCATCTTCCCAGGAAGGCTGCCCAGGTTGGAGCTGCTGGTGCTTCCTTGTTGCTCTCTTTTAGCccccaggagaggaaggaggtaCGAGTGGGATCGGTGACCTGGGGTTTCCCTCTGGTTTTGTGGTGCTTCATGCGAGAAGGCTTTCTATGACAgctgccccgcccccactccgtcTACCTGATGACGTTCTCTGGGTGATTGTGTGAGAAACGTGCAGAGACCACGTCAGTACCCACAGGTGATGACTCAGAGCAGACCACTTGTTCCAGCTCGGAGCAGGAACCCCAGAGTACACGGTGGGGACTGTAGGATGTGGTATTGACCAGCAGAGATACTGGACCCCAGAAACCTGAGTCCTCAATGGTAGAACCACCAATGTCTCATTTCCATGCTGCTAAGTTCATCAGGATGATTTCTTTAGCAGATGTGTGCTTAGGCTCTGCTCTATGCTATGACCAAACATACTGGAGATGTGTCTCCTCTCCTTAGAGAACTGACTGTCTGGTGGAGGAGAAATATCAGAACGCAGCATGGGAAGGGCTGTGGTGGAGGGAGGCACAAGACATAACAGAGCGTGGCCACCATCTGCTAAATCCATAGAATCACCCATTCATCATCTTAGCTTCATTTCTagcagatttttcacatcttttaaGTTATAAATGATAGAGTCCATCTTTCTTGTCAATGTTTTTAACAAAAGTCCTGCACTTGACATTTATTGGCTCAAAGTAATGAATCACTCTGACCCTAAAAATTCAATCTACTGATTGACTTGAGCCTAGATCATTCCTACTTTGGATAGGCTAGGGTCAGTCCCACCCAAACCACATGAGTTAAGATGGGGAAAGGGCTGGTTCACCAAAGGAAGTTCAGATTGAAAAATTGCCTGTACCATGTGAAGTGGGAAAGCATGCTGTGTGACCAAGGACCAATAATTATTCTTTTGATATTCTCTGTCCTCTGTCCAGAGAGCCAGACTTCTGCCCGACCCGTTATGGGCTCACATACACTAAACAAATTCTCCTGATGATCTTGCTGTAATGGAAGTGAAGGACCAGTGTTTCTAAACAGCCCAAGCCCACTTCTATTCAAGAACAACAAAGAACATCTCAGGGGTTAGAGTCTGGTGATTTAAAGTTCCTGTCTTTACATTGTCTGTACTTTGCACTTTTTCTATGAGGAATATTATGTATCAAAAGGCATAATTCCAGTGTCAGTATCCTCCTTATCAAACCAAATGCATTTACCAAACCTCTGCTTTTTTGAACTTAGCTCGCCCAgtggtagaaattttaaaaataaagttagctTTGTGATTTTAGTGGTAATATATGTtcatttagaaaatttggaaagtagaaaggaaaaatatcaCTCCTGTGTCCCACAGACAGACTGTCACCATAAACACTACATTTTAAATACTTGGGATCATGTTATATATACagtgacattttcttttatcctCATGTAACCCTGCAATTTAAGCATTTTCTCCTTGCTTTTAAGTATCTATTAGTCAACATCAGCATAGCTCTCTTCCCTAGTTATCAAAATTTTTAACATGTACTTAATTTCCAAAAatgttggaaatttaaaaaaatttagagacAATAATTAAAATTACCTAATTTTCTATCACTCATtgataataatctttaatgtcATGAAGTAACatctaacatttttttctcatgtatatgtgcattttttaaagttacaaggGGATTTTGCTAAATATAAGGCTGTGAGTCTTTATTAAAAACTGAGGAGAAATTCATATAACATACAATTAACTACTTTAAAGTTAGTGGCATTTAGTGCATCAAAATTTTGTGTAACTACCACCTCTCTCTAgtttcaaaacttttttaaaaccccagaagaacatCCCATCCATGTGGGCCGACTATGTGGTTGTGGTGTGTAATCCTTTTTTTGTGCTGTTGAATTCAATTTGATAACATCTTATTGAGGATCTATTTTCGTAAGGGATATTtgtctctgattttcttttcttttgatatctttgtctggttatGGTATCTGGGTAAAGCTGGCCTTATAGAATGTGTTaggaagtgtttcctcctcttcaattttttggaacaAGTCTGGGTAAGATTAAtgttaattattctttaaatgttttacagACTTCACCAGTgtagccatctggtcctgggattttctttgttaggagatttttgattattgattcaatctctttacttgttATAAGTCTGGttagatttcatatttcttcttgagtcaatttTGGTAATTTCTGTTTCTAGGAATGTGTCCATTTCATCTTGATGATCTAATTTGTTGGTGTACAAATGTTGATAGTATTCGCtaataatgcttttattttttctgagtttGGTAATAatgcctctttcatttctgatttttagtAATATGTTTTCTTGCTTACTTGcttgctttgttgttgttgttgctctaGCTAAAAGTTTGTCGATTTTGCTGATCCTTTCAATGAACCAACTTTCggtttttttgattctttctatTTTGATTGTTTTGCTCTaatctttactatttccttccttttgctggcTTGGGTTGTTTGATctatttttagtgtcattagacTAAAGTTATGCTGTTAATTagaaatctttttcttctttaatataatcatttatagctatgtatttttctctgagcATTGCTTTTACTGCATCTTATAAATTTTAGtcctttgtgttttcattttcacttgtctcaaAGTACTTTCTAATTTCTCCTGTAATTTCTTCTTAGACTCACCTGTTACTTAAAAGTGTGTTGTTtccgaggggagggtatagtttagtggttagagcccatgcttagcatacaggaggtcctgggttcaatccccagtatctccattaaaataactaattaaataaataaacctaattaacccccccaaaaaagagtgtGTTGTTTGCATGTATTTCCATGTTTgtgatttttccagttttccttccgTTATTGTTATTCTAGCTTCATTCCATTGTGGTTGAAGAatataatttgtattatttcagtcttttacaatGTAGTGATAGATGTTTTATGGCCTAACCTATGGTCTATTCTAGAGAATCCTTCATGTGcgcttgagaagaatatgtacCACACTGCTGTCAGTGTTTTGTGTATGTCTATTTGGTCTAACTGATTTATAGTGTTGTTTAagttctgtattttcttattaaTCTTCTGTCCATATGTTCTACTCACTATTGAAAGTGTggtattgaagtctccaactatttttataaaactgtCTATTTCTCTCCTCAATTCTCTCaatgtttgcttcatatattttggaactCTGATATTTGGTGTGCTTTATCTTCTTAATGAATTAACCTTTTATCAGTATATAATATCCTCTGTCTCTTTTAacaatttttcacttaaattttGTTGTATTTGGTATTAGTATAACCACTATAATTTCCTCTTGGTAACTATTTGCttagaataacttttttcattgtttcatttTCAACCATTTTTGTCTTTGGCTCTAAAGGGAGTCTTTTGCAAGCTACAAGTtggatcatatttttaaattcattcttccaatctctgtcttttaattggttaGTTTAATCCACTTACAAGTAAAGTGATTACTGGTAAAGAAGGACTTCCTTCtgccattttactattttttaatacgttttaaatttttttttgtttctcagtttctccagttttgccttcttttgtgtttgATCACTTCCTTTTCTAGTGTGCTATTTTGAatctctctattttcttttctgtacattttaaagttACTTCCTTAATGGATACCATGGGGATTACAGTTAGCACCCTAACTTTATACCAATCTCGTTTGAATAGATACTAATTTAGCTCAGTAACATATATTAACTTGGCTCCTATTCAGCTCCACCCCCATGTTGTTATTAtcacaaattacatctttatatatGTATGCCAATTAGCATAGCTTATAATTATagttttatacattttcttttaaatcgtacaagaaaaaaaaataagttgcaaGCTCCAAATACAATACTACTAGCTTTTATATTTATCTATGTAGTTATTTTTACCAGAGATCTTTTCTCCTTCATTTGGCTTCAAGTTGCCGTCTTGGTGTCCTTACATTTCAGACTGAAGGACTCCTTGCATTATTTCTGGTAGGGCAAGTCTCCTAAGGATGATTTCCCTTAGTTTTTATTTAGATgggaatatctttatttttccatttttgaagGGCAGTTTTGCCAtatatagaattcttggttgacattttttttttcttccagcacTTGAAATATACCATCCCATTGCCTTGGGCCtctatggtttctgatgagaaactgACCATTAATCTTATTGAAAATCATTTGTCCATGGTGAGtcacttctctcttgctgctttctagttttttctctgtctttcattAGTTTGATTGTAGTTTGTCTCAGTGTGAATATCTTTGAGAGTGTCCTGCTTagagtttgttgagcttcttcggtatgtgtctctctgtgtttcatcatatttgagatatttttggccattatttcttcaagtattttttctgatccttctttcttctccttctgggattcccATAAAGCATATGTTGGTACTTTTGGTGGTGTCTCATAggtcccttagcttctgttcatttatcttcattctttttccctttctgttcCTCAGAATGGGTTATTTTATCTTCCCtgcaagttcactgattctttcttctgcctggttATAGCTACTGTTGAAATTCTctattgaatttttcttttcagttattgtTCTTTTCCGTTCCAGAATTACAGTTTCTATCTCTTTATGGACATTCTCTACATTTTCATACATTGTTCCTGATTTGCTTTAGTTCCTTTCATGGTTTTCTTCAGCTGTTTGAGTATTTTTAAGATAAGACAATTTAAAATCCTTGTCTAATTTAAACAATGTCCAGGTTTCCTTAAGAATTTTTCTGTctagttttgttttcctctgtgaaTGGACCCTActctcttgtttctttgtatttgtgtattttcatTGAAAACTGGATATTTTGAATATAATATTGTTCTCTTGGAATTACACTGTCCCCATCCCACGGGGATTGCTTGTATTGCTTGTTGAGTGGTCCAGTCACCCAATTGTCTAGTGACTTTTCCAGAGTATTTTTGCAAGGACTGTATTTCTTGTTTGTGTGGTCACTGAAGCCTCTGTTACCTTTTCTCTGTCTAGTTGTGGCTGGGAAGTCTGGCTCAATCTCTGTAAGTACAGAAACCAGAGAAATAGTTCAGAATATTGTTCATGGCTTTAGGTGCTATCTGAAGACTAAAGTGACAAGTCAGTTCCTTGACAAGATGAGGAATGACAGAATCAGTAGAGCATAGCTCTCTGGAGCCTTTATTTGCTCTATGTCtcgggtgtgtgtgtatgtcattCTGTTGTCTTGATGCTAGAGAATTTCAGGTTTTTGTATCCATCCCTGCCCAGGCTGACATTCCTCTGAATTGCTAGAGGTCCCTCAATTTCACTAACTAAACCCTCGCTTTAGTGTCTTTGGAAAGCGCCAGCTCCTCGTACAGGAAGGAGATGTAAGAGGAGGCCATGAACCCTTAGGATCTCAGGTTCTGCCCTTTCCTACCACCCTCCtttctgtcccccccccccccccccatttggATTGGTTATTCAAGAGTTGGGCTGAGGTCCGAAACATAGCCATGCTGACATGATATGCTGGTAAGGCTGGAGAGGGAGTGGGTGGGAAGCTCAGGGAGATTTTTCTTTCAACTTCAATGGCTAGTCAAAGGTCAAGGCTGTGTAGCAAAGCCCTCCCAAATCCAGAGGTAGTAATACAAATTTAAGGCAGAGGAGAGCTTCCTGAGTGGAAAAGATCATGATACAGGAACGTTCCTAAGAAAGACTCCTCCCCTGGAAAAAGCCTCAGTAGAGACACTAAGTTTCTTCCTAGATGTGACCAAAGGG includes these proteins:
- the LOC140697106 gene encoding granzyme B-like; protein product: MQPLLLLLPLAFLLPPGTNAGEIIGGHEAKPHSRPYMAYLQIWNQDDRSRCGGFLIREDFVLTAAHCWGSSINVTLGAHNIKKQERTQQVIPVRKAIRHPDYNKRNYANDIMLLQLQRKAKRTAAVRPLRLPGGRDRVKPGQACDVAGWGRVAVAMENYPDTLQEVKLIVQEDQKCESHLRNYYNKIIQLCVGDPKKKKASFKGDSGGPLVCDNVAQGIVSYGQKDGSTPRACTKVSSFLPWIKKTMKSLHLQEPDRLPWS